The nucleotide sequence tgtgaatccggtgaatacgttcatcggcggcgagtttctaaagaaaacgcaacgcaaatattttgattgaaaatcggcaattcaaaatactgaaaataaaaccgtaaataaaataaattttattgaggcccgcgacagtttAAAATacggcagtgaaaatcgcaaaatttcgtgtgtctctggcacacattatgtttggtccgcTTCCaaaaacatatcgtcactaattgatttgcctgattatccattagtttaattaaattgccgtcgaaaattttcgtgttaacattatacaaggtttgaaacgcgactttttcccgggttgtgatagtgtatataatataattaatctaaactaaagtatattcaatcattttttattgtgctgaaataaatttttctctgaGATTTTACggcagatttatggatttttcgagaaataatcggagtggcggCATTTCGATTGAGCTGAGTCAGTGttacacatctcaaatttgccgaattcgcaaaatacggatcaaaacaatatataatcgggcagtttaccacacatttttatttttttgtctgcGAATGCTATGGTATATTAGAGTGGTGAAGATTTTATTTTGCCGACGCAACCGAAGGTTAAATTGAAAacgattaaattaataaagcaagacattttaaatattctcatatcggtcacgaattcatcactttgcacaacagaaaaatatatattcgttgttttATTATTCGTTGTAAAGGTCGGCTATTTTACCAGTTGgagtaatcgcggcgatgaataaatatttttaatttactgctaaactttatatgtatatttattgtatgaaatgaagttgtaTTCTACTGGATTTTACAttagttattgagatttttctaacggcgataacgagttggcaagattgcaaaaatacatatttaaatccatcaggcagtttatctcgtacttttagACCACAGATCGCCGTCTAccaaatagtaatgtttttattttgacgtatgaagaagcaaccgcgagttacgttggactcaaaaaatgaatatataaagatattttagaatctcgtagaaCCCCccatggattaaatattttttacgtgacaagatgatcattatacgctagAAAGACGAAACAAGCGCGCAATCGCGGTGGCTGTTACaagcggcaatgggaatttccgattttgaaaatcGTGGCTGCGCGcgtggcagtggtggtcatctatcctcTAACGTCTAACTTATTGCTAATTTCAGACATAACAATAtgctacacataataacaatatggttcacataaattaacataaaaatatactggtaggtagtagaatactctaggcaTAATGGATATTCGATCGTTGTTGCTTGCTTCatttgcctgtattgccaatgaattttattactctcagaaaatatacacgattatctgaatacaagtagtatttttgtcaatagacttgggtattatcgtaatatcatggtatgAATGATaaaaagcgtcagacaactccttggctatcttttcatatggtcatttgtactaagtgtacaattttaataaactgactgtgtcacaagttgctattatttttttttttgatagctataaactatcaattactttgtgtacatatgcTGTTGGTatgtggctttattctgatatttctattggaactcatttcctattttacttggttttaataaactacaataaaaatgtgttattttcgattttagaatgtattcggaattccagattcgaaaacattattttagaatgtattcggaataggttagtattcggaaatggccatccctggccgtggttcgtcatatggttaagccgtcttatcactttcctctcccacgGCATAAATATGTGTAGTAGAAATAATAGTGGTTTTATGTTGCCAATGCAGAAAATTAGTTTAAGGAATTATTGGGAAAAATATCTGGAATATTTAGGTTAgacattaatttcaaaattgataaatctCCAAATTTGAAGTCCCCGCGTTCTTTGGGTGATAATGCTGAttcattgcttatttttaaggcaTACTTTGCTAACTTTAACAGAATaccccattgtgccccagggtctgtccgaatgtccGCCCCACTTGACAAAGGTTTCTGAAAGCATTTTAATGGTAAGATGTGTATCGCGCGCAAGGGAAATTATTTGTcgctaaaaaaaaactatatttacCCCTCTCGGCATTAGCCTCGTGAAGTGAAATGAATGTGAAGAATAGAGgactcaaaatatgcaaaagaagaaaagtgtcccaacctttcACTACTGTAATCTATATAAGCTACCAGgaacttgaaataaattcgGAATCTGCTTGAATGTTACTATATGACGAGAATGCAATATATGTTTTGTTCGTGTCATTTAGGTAGGTTAATGTTCGGCGTTTTCTGGACACTTCGTTGAGGTTAGCGCTTTTATTTTCGTGAGTGAGATGAACAGGAGTAAGTGTTGTTCGAATTtcataattatttatttcatgtatGTACATGTTCTacaattgatatatatatcaaagaTAAGACCACAGCACGTTTTAATTTCATTCAGTAGCTTATTTCCAATCAGCAATACCCCAAACTGACAATTTTACGTacctatttaattttattagtttGTTGCTATGGCTACGCAATTTATAGTTTAAATGAATGCAAGATGAAGATTAACAAACTACCATCATCGTAGTGCCGTCATCTCAAAAACTGCAGAACTGTTTCCACAtatgcatatataatatatatgataattCAAGTTTGATGCCTAATATTGATATATACATGTATTATCTCGCGTCTCCTTCACCCTGACATATGgcctatttataatttaatttattgcaatttgtatgtttgtgcctattttaagtatggtCAAAAATTAACTACTGATTACTTCTTTAAAGAGTATATCAGTTATCAAACTGCATTTCCATTCGAAGTGGGGTCCAAATTTCTTGCGAAACGGAACTCCGATTTTCACCTCGCGCAGATGCAAGTAATATGCCTGTATGATCAGATGTATTTGACTGAAAACAGCAGAGATGCAGGctcagatatatatatgatactggggccgattttgaatggattaATTAACTTTGTCGTTGTTACGAAGGCATTTCGTGTTAATATAATGATTCCCAGGCGACGTCTTCATTTTTATAGACTAGTCTTGATTAATACCATGGAAAATCGTAGAAGCCTATTATATACAATACATAAATATTTGTCCTCTTAAGAATAGTGTGTATATACTTAAAATTTATTAATCCGGAAGATCTCGAGATTGTTGAGTAATTTGCgatcttgtatatatatttttatttagccTTTGCAACACTATTGACAAGTTTAATCTAGCGGCAAAGGTAAATTGTTTCGTGAAATTCGTGAAATTTCCTCAATTACACTGTTAAATTAAGGAACGTGCGAGCTTATCAATCAGGGCAAGCAGGGCAAGCATAACGTGCTTTCGATGAGGTTAAAACTGATCATCACAACTGTGAAAACAAGGTTTAAAACGAGTCAAATATaaaaacctgaaaaaaaaacacaataaaggAAGTACTGTAACAAGGTACAGATTTTACTAGTGTAAATGTTGTTTTACGTTCAGTTCACGAGGTACTAAGTACCAACGTATTACAATCCACACACACTGATGCCCGTGCAAGATACATGCCCTTGAAAACAAACTGGCTATctaatcacatacccgacatggactggtaattggATGCGGGGCCGTGGTTAGCCAAATGATCAAGCCGTTTcattggctttcctctcttTCAAATGGATTTGCAAATCCTACAATTCAGATTTCAATAAGCAGCAAATAAGTCAGTTTGTAATGTTTCGTTTTTGCAtaaattttgctttcaattaCAAACCGTAGCTGGTCCGAGGCTAGCACTTTATCCCTTTATTATGCCTATCAAGGCGCTGCTACTATTGGAGTGAAAGGGCGTTTTGAGGatgatatttcatcaaaaagAATCACCCGGAAAATTACGCCGAATCATTATTAAATAAAGATTTATCAACGAATCAGAGCGAAGAGGATCTTTCAATCGTGATGGCTGGTGTGTAATTAGTACTAATTAGTTGATACACCTTTAATTTATTGACTTGTTTGAGGTACGTTTTCACAGCTTGGAGAGGATCGATAATTTCGAATTTTCACTTCTTAATAAGAATTACTATTCGTATGGCGCGGTAGTTAAAATCGCAGTTacttatataatattattaatagttAACGCAATGTATATcgcatacggtaccggtaacgttaCTGATGATTTTATACCGGTACGGTAAAGTAGTAAAGGGTTAAGCTTTATCTATTAGCAATTAACGTAGGCCTACTACTATGCTGATTAGTCTCCGAGTGAATGAGTTGCTATTGTGATAACGTTACTGCTTGGTGGCTGAATATTTGACAGGATTTAAGGTTTATGGGAGCAATAACTGAATAATTTAGCCATTCGTTATCTAATTCCAGAATTCCCACCAGACTagaaatatattacattgacAGATTGGTGTTACTCATGGTGCATGAATATCAATTTGTCATTGGTCTGATTATTTTTCTGCCCCAGTCGTCTTAATTTCTGTGATCTCTGCACCATCTCATAAAACCACCACTGCAACTCTGAGCTAAAAATGCATTCACAATGACAAACACTTTTTATGTCATTGCATAGAAGCCATATGTTCTGTCTGTTCAAGCCACATGGCGAGTGGCGCTGATAATGACGACTAATGCTGTAAATGCTTAATTGTTGTGATTTATTTTCTCTTATCGTAactttgaatcgaatattttatcGATCTTTTGCATCACAATGCTATAATCACTCATTGCCCcatgcaaaaaataatgatGTTACGCATATAATGTGTGAAAGATATTATTAgcgttattttttttaaatcatttgtgCAAACCCCATTGTACACAGTCTCATCATAAATAGACTATTATCCAGAATGCATAATATGACCGATCCTATTTTTCAAATGACCGATTCAAATGTCAGTTGTGCATAAATTACAGATAAGGTTTTGGAAAAATACGGATTTGACAGctttcatttaaatttcaagGAACTCATTGGCAACAATGATTGTTTTTATCCGTCTCTTGTTTTCGCTTTCATTCATTGCTTGAAACATGCTTTCGTTTCGAATGGTGTGGTACGAAATCGTCATATCGATTGGAACATTTTTCGTTAATTGCCAGTTTCgttaaatttgtttgaaatacatttGCATCTGAATTTTCTGAAAACAATATTCTGTGGCCATGGTATATAAACTGAGCTAGTTGCAGTTGACATAACTGTTGAAATCTTGTATAACTTTATGCATTAAAAGGTTACACtcaaatcagttttatttacgAAAAAGTCCAGATATACCCACTTGAAATATTCGTCAAAAGTTAGAGAGCATTTCCacagtatgggattagttttcaTTCATATACACCCCTTCATAACGCTTCCCTTTTTCGATTCTTCTTTAAAGATGTGAGCAATCAAATGGTAATAGTTTGCTGTACATAATTGACAGTATGACATGCTACTTGATTGAACAAATTAAATAGGTTTCCTGCTCTAAGTAAAATTTGAGCTTTTTCGATTTCTCAATCTTTGGAAAATTTTGACGAGCGATGGTCTCGCAGTTCAACTGTTAGCATTGCAGATTACAGATCTTGTTTTCAAATCTCAGATTATTTCCCAAATCATAGGTAGCTCATTGCATATCATTAAATATTAGTGACAGCTGGTATAGTGTAGCTTTGTTCCAAGCGAAAGGTGCAAATACTcgtcataaaaaatatttatactcGTGAAACAATAGCCTATATTTTGACTTACACATGATGCCAGTTTTTATATACTGCTTTCTAATAAATATAGCGTAGTTTCCTGGTTAGTCTATCtttaatattttgttcagtttGATCTTTATGTATGGATTATTTATCACTAAGAAGTCGAGTATGTCCTAGGTTTGCTGACACTTCAACATCTAAAGAGACTTTTCCGCTTGCTACGCATTTAGGAATGCgggataaaaacaaaaattacactGTTCTAGGTAACTTCAAAGAGACCAAACTATGCGCTCTAATATTTTATGGAGATTTTTAAGTCCATATCCTAATAATCATTAATTCAATATAACTGGTTTATTTGTGGATGAAATTGGATATTAATCGACATGGTATAAACAATGGAGTAATTGCAAATTGGTCAATTATGGTAGTAAAGCAGACACACCTGTCACACTATTCCTTGGATATGTTCACCTTTTGCATCTTGCATTGCATGGcctttttgttaattttaattttcttttattctaGCAAGTTCGAGTGGATCTGGAGGAGGGAGCAGTAACAGTGAACTGCAGTGGTTTTTTTCCCAAGTCAAAGGAACGATGGATGAGGATGTCTCTGAGCGTAAGCACGTTTTCCGTTACGAAAAAGCTTAGCATGACATTTGCGATGTTTGAAttctataaattgaataatgtggatgaaaattaatatttgttacTGTGACTGTTAATATATAGTAACCTCCCTCGGTTTGACCTcaaatttgttattaatttcAACTGTGTTTCATGCTATTGTTTTTCTCATGTTGTGTTTCCACCTCATTCTCTGTAAATGTAGTTTAGTTTTATACTTATTTGACAGCTGACATCATCTCCACTGTTGAATTCAACTATGATGGAGAATTATTGGCAACTGGAGACAAAGGAGGTCGTGTCGTGATTTTCCAAAGAGAACCAATGGTATGCTATTTCTATACAATATTTATAATCTTCTTTACATATGTTGTTTTCAGGCAGTCTGCTGAACAACATTCAATCAAAAATATCTTGTTGTACAGGTGCACCAAAAAGGAGTATGAAAAATGCCCTtgctaaattttttattcaggtGTCCTGGTTGATAATAAATAGAAAGAACAGCAATTCTATAGCGCTTTTCCAACAAAATATTGCCTTAATTATCAATACAGAAGTTTCTCACCGATAAAGTGCACACAcactttaataaataataactacgGTAATATAGCCAGATACTGCTTTTCTAACTTTCCATCCCTAGCCTGAGCAATAGGTTTCACATCTCCCTgtcttgaataaaaaattagatCAGAAAACACACACACAGGCCTAATAATTGACATATCTGGATAGTGCGGTTGTTTTGTTCTCAGCTTAAACTGACAGCATTAATAAGACGAATaagattggaataatttttgaaaattgcaaaagtGTGTctaatactaaaaataaaacaaagaagaaACCTTGTTGTTGTCACACTTCTCTAGCTCTGACAGATATACATACCAGTTTGCTTTGTTCAGTTTGCCATGTGGAGAATAAAAGATTTTACTCATAGCAAATGTGATAGAGAGCATGTTTTGAATCAGTTGAATGCCTACAATTCCATGAAGCAACTATTTACTATTTTTTAGGAAATGATTTCAATGATAGACAACCAGTGccaaatattaattattcatTTGCATCTAgacaattttgttttttgttattttctggaaaataaaaaaatggcaCTGCTAAAATACCCTATCTTTTATCCATGAGCGAATTATGATTATATTCAAGTCTGAAGTTTTTCTTAGTTTTGctgcaatttcaattttgaatggcCTATTAAATTTTCCTGCCGTTTCATTCACTCTCTAATATTTCAGACAAAGAATAGCGAAGTGCGTGGGAGTGAATACAATGTTTACAGTACTTTTCAAAGTCATGAACCAGAGTTCGATTATTTAAAAAGTTTAGAAATTGaggaaaaaattaataaaattcgaTGGTTACAACGCAAGAATCCTGCACATTTTCTACTTTCCACGAATGGtatgttcatttatttttaaatctgtattttgtaattttcaaatcaaaagcaGTAGGCTATGGATATTTTTACAAATGAAAGAAAAACTGGAAATTTACAATCATCCTCTAACGTTGTTCTCCAGTTCCGAACTCCcaaggaaatcaaattttgataaaaaaaatttcaggcAGACTGTCAATTACTATCCTTCACCTTAATTGGTGATTATCACCATTAGAAGTCTGAAAATTCAACTATCAACCTCAggaaaatgcaaaatttttacTTCGGTTTACTATGCTGAATTCTACTTGGTGGATTGAATATTAGAATATAAATAGAAATGTATTTACCACATTAGAAGACTTTTTTGATTCAGCATAATGCACCTTCAATTATAAGTTAATTCTTAATTTATCAGCTCATTTATGCAATAAATTCAAGCTAGAGaaattttgatgatttaatGCACATACCATCTGTTGAGAActtatttattctattttatgtaaatattattcCCCTTTgctgaatttttaaatttaataaaactaaaataaaactatCTGCAATTTAGTAGCTATTTGTTATCATTGGTTAATGCTGGCATGCTGTGTAACATTTATTTGTTGTtcaacaaattttgatgttttactaGGTTagacatttcaaaaaattcttgaATTTCGAAGTAAACAGGTTTTGTGATCGTGAATACTTTGAATACTAAATGTCGGTTATTCATTAACCCAAAGCCCAAAGAAATCGAAACAGATTTCTTCCAATAGAGAGTGGCCGCTATCAGGCTCGTTAATATTAGGAGCATGAGCACGCATAATCGTTTAGTTACAAAGAGTATGTTCCATTTcttataatattgattttggTATATTTATTTGTACCTTGCAACCATTGCCACTGAAGTGATTCTactcataataataatatttatcagAGTATACCATTTATCATGGAAAATTGAGAACCACAAACCTAGATCGATGGTTCCCACCAAATTTTTCTTGGCGCACCTACAAAGGGTGATTGATCTAATTTTTGGCAAGTCTTGAATACCTCGTCACCAAAAGCAATGGAGTGAGAGTTTCAGACTGACCTAAGTAGTATTTAGTCAAAGTTCActggaaaaaaaattgaggaCCTGCCATTCTGAATTTAATTTCCATTCTTTTTAATGATTTCCATTCTTTCATTAATTAATTTCAATACAGAAATAGCGATTggtatttataaatgtatatctGATAACAACGTAGAATGTATTTTGGCTTTACCTTCTATTAATAATAAACCTACATTAGAATGAAAAGTTTTGCATGCTGTTACGACCATTTCGAATATTGCTAccgatattttaaaatttgcctTCTCAAAGCAAAATATGTGTTAAAATTTTACTTTCTGTATGCCTAATAACTTTGACCTAACTTTGTGAGTCATGCTCCATTTCATTGTCATTATTTATATAGAATAACTTCATCATAATAGAGTTATTGTGCTCAGCTCTAATAATTTCTATCTTGACTAGTTTTTTATCTGATGTCATGTCTAAGTGGGTGGGATTCTCACTGTTTGTAATTGTgatgttgaaaatatattatttacgaCTTCATAAACTAGAATTGATGAATGGTAGTatagaaaacaaataaatataatgaagcgtcatttttgattgtttcgtctaattttgaacatatttttgGTTTGTAAGCACCTTTAGTTTACATAGTATATTTTTAtcatcaaacaaaaaaatgtgggTCCTAAATTGGATTACATCAAAGTCTGCATAATTGAGAAACTCTGTTGTGTTGCATCTTTCCCGCAATTCTCATAATACTAGATTGATGTTGTATAGGTTGAGATTCACTCACTTGAGGTCTACCAGGATTGAGGCAATTTCAAGTGCTTGATTTGGTATATGCGAAAATATTGATTGATATGAatacacaaaaaaaacattgacAACATGTCAACATCATCTCAGTTGTATCGTTTCATCATTGTACGAGAGGCTACATAGTCTGCTGTATACTGTAACTACTTTAGTAGTAATTCGTGATTTGGTGgattactgaaaaaaataacCCGGTGCTTTGTGATCCTTGGATTCTTGGTTGGCCACACTTGGTCTTCAttaacaaatttgatttgtCTGAATGTCGACTTATCACGGACGTGGTATGCCATATACCTACATTCCATTTCAAATCAGATaatcaaaaatgtattattttaaaaaagtagCCTACctattgaataataatattcaGCATTTTAGGATTGTTTGTGCGgatagtttttttaaatttaatcattttgTTATTCATTTACCTTGCTGTCTTTGTCTCTTAGATAAAACAATTAAGCTGTGGAAAGTTTCTGAACGAGAGAAACAAGCTTTTGGATATAACTTGAGAGAAGAGGACGGCCGACCTCGACGATTTGATCAGCTCGTTGTCCCTCGGTATCAACCTATGGAACTGATGATAGAAGCATCACCAAAGAAAGTATTTTCGAATGCTCATACATATCACATCAACTCAATCTCTGTCAACAGCGACAATGAGACTTATCTCTCTGCAGATGATCTCAGAGTCAATCTATGGCATCTTGAAATAACGGACAGAAGCTTTAGTAAGTCCATGTTGTTGAACTTTTGTATATTGCTTGTCCAATACTTTTATTGACAGGTACTGAAGGACTAATTTTATtaactttattacttatcgatctttatcaatgagtatgttgataggtatttgtccatttgtttgtttgtctgctagatgcatgcgatatctcacgaaagcaaagttgaatctgctccaaattttgcatgtgcattcatcatatctcggaccagaagcctattgattttggatgaattatgtcgtataattaatgagttattaattagtgatgggacacaaggtgtcactatggagtaagagcgctgttttgggggatccctaaCTTCCGATTGATAAGTCTtaggtctctgaccgatattctcgttatatcattttctggagaaaattttcatCAGTGAGTTTTTAGCTTAGAAACCtaatattttggagaaaaaaaCAAATCGTGACTGAGCATTCTTGAAAAGGCTGGTTGCTGTTTTAACTATTGAATTGGGCATTGTTTGCAAGATTAGGCTGTTTTTGGGAAGAAAGCAAGGAGCGATGCTAGGTGTTTTAGCTTCAGAATGAACAAAGCTTAAAATTGAACGTTTCTAATTCATATCTGTAATTCAAGTTTTTGACTCTGTTTCAGACATTGTTGACATCAAGCCGGCAAATATGGAAGATTTAACAGAGGTTATAACAGCAGCCGAATATCATCCTAACCACTGTAATACATTTGTGTACAGCAGCAGCAAGGGGACCATTAGACTCTGCGACATGCGCCAAGCTGCCCTTTGTGATCAACATGCTAAAAGTAAGATTTTGATGTCTTGTTTCACCTTTTGTACTTGTAATATAGATTTATCACTAAGTTTGCTATGAATCAGGGCGAGCTGGAGATATGGTGTTGTGACATTTTGGGACTCAAAACTATGATGTAAAGGTTTCAAGTTTCAAAATGGAGtcctaaatatataaattcaactCGAAACTTAATatcataaattgaaaattatgggccgaaaaaaaataaattttaaatatttgtatagTTACGACTACGAGCCTATCTTAGTGACTCCATTTCCTAAccatctaaatattttttaacattataATTTTCTTGTACTTCGTACAGATAATAAAACTCATCCTTTTCAGctcataaattttaatttatgatattaAGTTCGAAGTTGAATTTATATAATTGAAACTCTCGTTCTGAAATAGAAAACCCTTATATCGTGGTTTTGAGTCCAGTTCCGATGGAACTGCATTTGGGAAGATATTTCATGATAGCAGTCATACTTAAAAACCTCAATGGGTATGGAGTCAGAGTTGGGGCCCAAGTCTCACATAATAAAAGAAGCTGAAGCAGAATTAAATATACTGTGGCTTCGGAGCCCGAGCCACTGTGATTCGAACCAACTCCCCAGCCCTTGCTGTTATTTGATAATCAGCTGTTTATCATACTATTTGGTTTGGTTTGAAATTAGAGATTGTtacctttttaaaaatttcaaagcttGGTTTTCAAGCTCAGTGTCGAGGGACTGCTACTGAAAGTGGGAATGAaaaatttagattttccacCTTTTTAAATCCAAAAGAATCCAGTTATAATATGATCCCTTGCTGCATTATATTATAACTTTTTATTATAAGAACACAATTTATTGATTGAACACATGTctataccagggatggcgaacctttttcaatgaatgggtcaaaaattataattttatcgcggaacagaagagagtgggtcacagatatttaattcacgtttgtatctataagaaacttctgaaacaaatcttataagctggtgttggtgtagttttgggctttacttattcagacttctatcagggacttttcatGGCACTCGGTTTTATGATAGGCGTTGCGAGAattgaacagatcaattgcattgttatgttataaacgatgtcaggcccaatagctgaataacggtacaca is from Styela clava chromosome 9, kaStyClav1.hap1.2, whole genome shotgun sequence and encodes:
- the LOC120338729 gene encoding serine/threonine-protein phosphatase 2A 55 kDa regulatory subunit B delta isoform-like isoform X2, which encodes MAASSSGSGGGSSNSELQWFFSQVKGTMDEDVSEPDIISTVEFNYDGELLATGDKGGRVVIFQREPMTKNSEVRGSEYNVYSTFQSHEPEFDYLKSLEIEEKINKIRWLQRKNPAHFLLSTNDKTIKLWKVSEREKQAFGYNLREEDGRPRRFDQLVVPRYQPMELMIEASPKKVFSNAHTYHINSISVNSDNETYLSADDLRVNLWHLEITDRSFNIVDIKPANMEDLTEVITAAEYHPNHCNTFVYSSSKGTIRLCDMRQAALCDQHAKIFEEPEDPNNRSFFSEIISSISDVKFSHNGRYMITRDYLSVKVWDLNMESKPVESYQVHEYLRSKLCSLYENDCIFDKFECCWNGADNAIMTGSYNNFFRVFDCNSKKDVTLEASRENSKQRALLKPKKITQGGKRKKDEISVDSLDFTRKILHTAWHPHDSVIAVAATNNLYIFDNCGVGAGKV
- the LOC120338729 gene encoding serine/threonine-protein phosphatase 2A 55 kDa regulatory subunit B delta isoform-like isoform X1 — translated: MDYLSLRSRVCPRFADTSTSKETFPLATHLGMRDKNKNYTVLASSSGSGGGSSNSELQWFFSQVKGTMDEDVSEPDIISTVEFNYDGELLATGDKGGRVVIFQREPMTKNSEVRGSEYNVYSTFQSHEPEFDYLKSLEIEEKINKIRWLQRKNPAHFLLSTNDKTIKLWKVSEREKQAFGYNLREEDGRPRRFDQLVVPRYQPMELMIEASPKKVFSNAHTYHINSISVNSDNETYLSADDLRVNLWHLEITDRSFNIVDIKPANMEDLTEVITAAEYHPNHCNTFVYSSSKGTIRLCDMRQAALCDQHAKIFEEPEDPNNRSFFSEIISSISDVKFSHNGRYMITRDYLSVKVWDLNMESKPVESYQVHEYLRSKLCSLYENDCIFDKFECCWNGADNAIMTGSYNNFFRVFDCNSKKDVTLEASRENSKQRALLKPKKITQGGKRKKDEISVDSLDFTRKILHTAWHPHDSVIAVAATNNLYIFDNCGVGAGKV